DNA from Penaeus vannamei isolate JL-2024 chromosome 3, ASM4276789v1, whole genome shotgun sequence:
tatatatatatgtgcatatatatgtatatatttatatatatatatatttatatgtatatatatgtgtatgtgcatatatatgtatatgtatatatatgtataaatatgtacatgtatatatatgtatatgtagatatatatacgtatatgtatatatttatgtaaatgtgtatatatatatatatatatatatatatgtatatgtatatacatgtatatatatgtatatatatatgtatatatatatgtatatgtatatatatatatgtatatgtatatatatatatatatgtatatgtatatatatatatatgtatgtatgtatatgtatatgtatatacatatatatatatgtatatgtatatacatatatatatgtatatgtatatgtatatatacacatatatatatatgtatatacatatatatatatatatatgtatatatatatatatatgtatgtgtatatgtatatacatatatatatatatatatatatatatatatatatgtatgtatgtgtatatgtatatacatatatatatatatatatatatatatatatatatgtatgtatgtgtatatgtatatacatatatatatatatgtatatacatatatatatatatatatatatatatatatatatatatatatatatatgtatatatatatatatatatgtatatatatatatatatatacatacatatatatatgtgtatatgtatatacatatatatatatatatatatatatatatatatatgtatatatatatatgtatgtatgtgtatatgtatatatacatatatatatatatatatatatatatatatatatgtatgtatgtgtatatatatacatatatatatatatgtatatacatatatatatatatatatatatatatatgtatatgtgtatacatatatatatatatgtatatatatatgcatacatatatatatgtgtatatgtatatacatatatatatatgtatatatatacatatatatatatgtatatatatatatgtatatatatgtatatatatgtatatatatatatgtatgtatgtatatttatatgtatatatatgtatatatatatgtatgtatttatatatatatatatatgtgtgtgtgtatgtatatatgtatatatatatatatatatatatatatatatatatatatatatatatatatatatatatgtgtgtgtgtgtgtgtgtgtgtgtgtgtgtgtgtgtgtgtgtgtgtctatatatatatatatatatatatatatatatatatatatatatatatatatatagacgtgaaTGATACCGGACTACGTGCGTGTGTCGATGATCGCATGAATGGCTGGGGTCCACGTCCGCGTTGCCATGGCGACCGCGTCAACAAAATGTGCCTACTGAATACGTctgatcttcctcctccaccaccacttcctcctttttcttctccttttcgtcctcctcttactactcttcctcttcctcctctttctctctttttcttctctcacctcctcctcttcctcttttgcttttcttttccctttattctcctcattttcctctgctTCTCACTTTGGTCCCTTTCTTCTCTTAATCCTTATCTTGTCTGTGCCttgcattccttccttcttcaatttccctctcttctacgaTTTCCTTTCTTAGTTTCCTTGTATTGGCTCCTtattcgtcttctcctcttccttctctttcatcctttggctttttttgtttctgcctttgcctttttttctctcttttcctcttttcttcctcttcctcttactcctactcctcttttcttattggttctgtcttctttcttcatcGCCTTCGTCGTCTTTCTTgtccttgtttttcctttcctttctcttcttcattttcatcctcatcctccttccctttatcttgatcctcctcccctacttcttcatcctcctccccttcccttttttctcctcttcctcttctttctcctctccctccccttcctcacttttctctccccttttctcttcccttcctcacccccccaacccccccttcctcccccacctccatgcTATCATGAGTGCAGTCTGTTGTGCAGCATTGGAGGGGCCACCAGTAAGTCCCCAACTTTTCGAGTGACAacacctcgctctcgcccttcctTAGCTCGACCTTCCCCTCGGTGTGCTAAACTTTGTGTCGGTGTGATAGGATGATTAGTCTTAGGACAGGTGCTCGTGGAGGCCGGTGTGTTTCCCGTGCGTGTATAGTTCTTGTGTTTGTGCCCATCGGTGCAATGGATGAGTATGTGATCGGTTTTACAAGAAGAATGCAATTGGGCTGTGGCATGCAGATCGCGAAGCAAGTGTGATATGGAACAACAACAGATAGTATTCCATGCTATATGTAGAAAGTTATTAACGCTTTGGTGATGCCTCGTTACTGTGCACTGACCTGTGATCAGGTGCAATCATGCTTGGGCTCTGGTGTGAGGGCAAGGAACGTGACCCTTGAGCGGTTCCCTTGAAACCTCCCCGGGCGTTTGGAAGGGCTTGGCAGGTGCCTTAGTTGCCGTACGCTGTGCCACCCGGGGTCTCTGAACAAAGGCTTTGGCACTGTGTTGCATTGAGCAGTAGAGAGATCATGATTTGATACTGTCCATGGCAACGGAAGGCTTTGATCAatgtctctttcattttcttctgagAGTGTGTGGTAAATAAACGAAACGCCATATTCGTTTAGCATTGCttggaaaataatgaatatatatcctCAATCGCAGAATTGCTTCGGTTCACTGATTAGATACGGGTGTGACGTCAAAGAAAATTGTTGTTGCACGGTTGTCGGCGACGGCGTGTGCGGCTCGAAGGACGAAGTGTGCGCCGGCTCAAAGTACACGGGGAACTCCAGCCTTCCGTGGGTGGGCCGATGACGTGTctctgagggaaaggaggatcTGCCAGCCGCTCTTGGGGACGCAGAATAACGACGAAAAcgacctcttttcttttctggaaAGTGGCTCACCAGCCCTTGTAAAACTACATACCCCGGTGACGGTGCAGGACGCGGAGTTGGTTTGAACTAGATGCAAATTAACAGAGCATAAACGCGTCCGTTTTGGTCCGTTTCGGTAGGATATTGCGGCTGCCTTCGAGCTTTCCCCAAACTCCCCGAATCCCAGAACGCTACTTCAACTCCCCTTTCGCCTCCAACTACCCATTCCCTGATATGTCTCTCGTCCCTCAGTCTCTGTTCCTTCGATTCTTTACACCTTCTTCCCACGCTAGACCATACCCCCGACTTTTAGCCTGTCATAGAGCCCCTTTTACCCACCACTTTCTCCGTGCCTGCTTTCTTAATTCTGCTTCCTTCTCCAGAAGGCTGTCCTAATGACACCACAGGAAAGACCGTAACAGCCGCAAAGGTCCCCAGCCAATGGGCGGGAGCTGGTTCTGTTCCCCCAAGATGGAGTCCGTGCTCTCCTTGGGTGACTTAGCGGCGTCACGTGGCGGCAGCGATGTCAGGAACAGGAACCGCAGGTGCCGGAGCAGCAAGAGCGTGAGGGGGGAACGTGACTACTGACTCTCGCAGTCAACATGTCGACTCCCACGGGTCATGCGAGGCATTCTTGGGCTTCGGGGACCACCTGCTCGTCCGCCTGCAGCTGGCACTCGTCATGCTCCTCGCCCCTTGGTGTTGGCACCCACACCCGCCTATGGGACAGCCCAGGCACCCACAGCCACCTCTGGGGCAATCGGGGCACCCACACACCGATGTGGGCCAACCCCGGTAGCCAGCCATGGCCAGCCCTGGGCATGGACGAGACGCCGTGGTCGCTACCACATCACCTGGGGGGCGACGACGCCGGGGCGGGCCTGGAGGAGTCGCCTTGGTCTCTGCCGCACCACCTCAGCGCCGGTGGGACGCTTCGCCCCCAGGACACCACCACCGCCGTAGTGGTGCGGGCGGCGCGGGCGCGAAGGCCGTCCGTCTTggctgccctcctctccctcgattCCCCCGGGCCAGGCCTCTCCTTGACGCCCATCCTTGGCGCCTACGCGACTGACCCCCCCGCCGCCCCTTCGCTCACCCTCACTGCCCCTAGTTCCTTCTTCTCGGGATACTACGAGGATGACCTTCCTCCTGCCCCAGGCCCCTCCAAGGCCAGCGGGAACGGCTGCGAGGGCGAGGTGTGCGGAGACCTGGAGGGCGGGGGCATGTCGGCCATGGTTCTGGCTGTGCCCACCAAGCTGGAAGCCCTCGTCAAGTTCTTGGCTCAGTCCCTGCACTTGGTGCTGACGACCGTGTGTTCCAGGTAGGACGGGCCCGACGCCCACTCATGAGCAATTAAATGCTATTAGCAATATTTTGTTAATTGGGCCTTAATTGAGAATTATTAGTCGTTTTATCAAAAACTAGAAACAGTCTTAGGTAATTGCTACCTCAGTTTTTTTCTGCATACAAGGAGAGTAGTAACAGTACAGATGTGAATTCTAAATAACACAGAAATCGCGAAAATCGCGTAAAGATACGATGAGTAATCACTCAACGCAGTGAAGTGGGTAAGAATGATCTTTAGAAAGTGAGACTTACTACACGTTTTGGACCTTATTGTCCGAAGATGATTTCTGAGTACGCGCGCGCGTCCGTGCATGATTTATAAATTACTAGACGAACTTTCCAGAATGGTGCAGTCATTATATCCGACACACCAAAGCAAGGTGGATCCCTTTCGCTGCTCTTGCTATTTACCCAGTGCGTATTAGACCACGTAATAAATTTCaaggacagacaaaaaaagtTAATTGATGATAATGCGTTTCGCCAAGGGAGCTACATCCCGGGGTAAACTTTAATAAGTTCTGCATAATTCTATGTGGAAACCATGATTTATTTCGAGCTCGTTTTTTATGTGTAGACTTGGAGCCGTGCCTGAAGAGCTCGGCTGCCATTGAGTGGAAACTTGGTGAGAGTTCTACGGCACTCAAAGCGCTTGGACTCGGCGGAAAGGTCGGCGAACTTTGATCTTCATTGGGAGGATATCAGGTTTCTGAAAAATAATTTGCCCGTGTGTGTCGTTCGCAGctttataaacacgcacacacacacacgcacacacacacacacacacacacacacacacacacacacacacacacacacacacacacacacacacacacacacacacacacacacacacacacacacacatattatatatatatatatatatatatatatatatatatatacatatatatatatacatatatatatatatatatatatatatatatatatatatatatatatatatatatatatatatatatattattatattttacacacacacacacacatctatatattgtatatatatatatatatatatatatatatatatatatatatatatatatatatatatatatatatatatatatatatatatatatattatattttacacacactcacacacacacatacagagaaagacagagagacacagacagacaaatatgtatgtatggatggatacatatatatgtttgtgtgtgggtgtgggtgcgtgcgcgtgcttgtgtgggtgcgtgtgcgtgcgtctgcgggtgcgtctgcgtgcgtgcgtgtgcgtttgtgcgtgcgtgtgcgtttgtgcgtgcgtgtgcgtttgtgcgtgcgtgcgtgagtgcgcgtgcgtgagtgcgcgtgcgtgcgcgtgcgtgcgtgcgtgtgtgtgtgcgtgcgtgtgtgcgtgcgtgcgtgcgtgcgtgcgtgcgtgcgtgcgtgcgtgtgtgtgtgtgtgtgtgtgtgtgtgtgtgtgtgtgtgtgtgtgtgtgtgtgtgtgtgtgtgtgtgtgtgcgcgcgcgcgtgtgtgcgtgcgtgcgtgcgtgtgtgcgtgcgtgcgtgtgtgcgtgcgttcgtgcgtgcgtgcgtgcgtgtgtgtgtgtgtgtgcgtgcgtgcgtgcgtgcgtgcgtgcgtgcgtgcgtgtgtgtgtgtgtgtgtgtgtgtgtgtgtgtgtgtgtgtgtgtgtgtgtgtatgtgtgtatgtgtgtgtgcgtgtgtgtgtgtgtgtaatatttatataattcatgtatatatatttatatgtatataagtatatatatatttgatatatatatatttgatatatatatatatatatatatatatatatatatttatatacgtatttatatatatatatatatatatttatatatatgtatttatatatatatatgtatttatatatatatatatatatatttatatatatatatatttatatatatatatttatatatatatatatatatatatatatatatttatatatatgtatatatatatatatatatatatatatatatatatatttatatatatgtatatatatatttatttatatatatatattatttatttatttatttatttatttatttatttatttatatatttatttatttatttatttatttatttatttatatatatatgtatatatgtatatatatatatgtatatatatatatatatgtatatatatatacatatgtatatacatatatatatatatatatatatatatttatatatatgtatatatatatgtatatatatatatctatatatatatgtatatatatatatacatacatatgtatatatatatatatgtatatatatacatatgtatatacatatatatatatgtatatatatatacatatgtatatacatatatatatatatatatatatatatatgtatgtatatatatatatatatatatgtatatatatatttatatatatatttatatatatacatatgtatatacatatatatatacatatatatatatatatatatgtatgtatgtatgtatatgtatatatatatatagatagatatatatatacatatatatacatatatatatatacatatatatatacatatatatatatacatatatatatatacataatgtatatatacatatatatgtaaatgtgtgtatgtacatatgtacacatacatatacaagttcatatacatatatacatacatgcatgtatacatacatacatgtgtacacatgtagatgcaaagaatatatatattgtacttcatgatattcatatatatatacatacagatgcatatgtaaacatatatatatatatatatatatatatatatatatatatatatatatatatatggaagaaaaacccacaatgcacaaaatagatttattgatgaaagtgagacaacagtttcggaatcgtcctcgattccatcttcggggacgattccgaaactgttgtctcactttcatcaataaatctagtttgtgcattgtgggtttttcttccatattatcaacacggtattgtgtttttcattgcatatatatatatatatatatatatatatatatatatatatatatatatatatatatatgtgtttacatatgcatctgtatgtatatatagataactatCCCATTTATCTACATGAATATCAtgaagtacaatatatatattctttgcatGTACCCATTCATTTAAGCACAACTTGACTAAAGGAAAGCCTTCTTTAGCAGAGATGAAATGAGATTTCtgaataatcatagtaacagtTTCAACATGAGTGGCTTAAGAAATgcattatttattttcacttttgacTTTTTCACATGCCACTATTCTATGTATAATCAGGAAAAATTGAAtatgattttcatattttatctttttttgtgtggtcAAGGTTACTTGAAACTAATGTGGTCCCCATTATGAAGTTGAaagaaatattttctttgttcATATTATGTAAAGGTTTGGATatgaaattagatagatagataatatatacttaattgtatatatatatatatatatatatatatatatatatatatatatatatataagatgtagttatgtatatatatgaatttatttatatgtatatatttatacatacatacatatataaatgcatacatatgaatctatgtgtatttatgtatatatgaatgtatatgtctatatatgaatgtatatatgtatatatatgaatgtacatatgtatatatatatatgaatgtatgtatgtatatatatatatgtatatatatatatatatatatatatatatatatatatatatatatgtgtgtgtgtgtgtgtgtgtgtgtgtgtgtgtgtgtgtgtgtgtgtgtgtgtgtgtgtgtgtgtgtgtgtgtatacatatatgtatatgtgtgtatatatatacatatatgtatatgtgtatatgtatatatatgtatatgtgtgtatgtatatatatatatatatatatatatatatatatatatatatatatatatatatatatgtgtgtgtgtgtgtgtgtgtgtgtgtgtgtgtgtgtgtgtgtgtgttcatatatgtatacatatgtatatatgtgtttatatatgtatacatatgtatatatatgtttatatatgtatatgtttttgtatatgtacttatgtatatatgtttatgtatgtatacatatgtatatatgtttatatatgtatgtatattgtatatttatatacatatgtaatatgcatgtatttacttatagatatttttttcttttcttacacaaacatgtataatgtatatatacacatgtataacacacactcacactcacactcacactcacactcacactcacactctctctctcacacacacacacacacacacacacacacacacacacacacacacacacacacacacacacacacacacacacacacacacacacacacacacacaaatataaaaatatgatgtgtgagtgtgtgtatgtgtgcatgtatgtatgtatttttatttttttttttcaaaattatcttCAACATGtctgaattttaaaaaatgtgcATTTGGAATGCATTccagtatttgtttatttatttgcaaaTATCATGTTGCCTTCTTTCAGTGTTTTGgctacaagagaaaagaaaaaaaatcacatactgTTAAACATGTTGAATTTCCCATTTTTCATGATGGGCTCATAATAAATTTATTAACTATTTAAGAGACAGAGGGATATACTGTTATGAATTTTTTTGTTTGGTGCTTTCAAGGCTGCCTTGATTATTTTCATGGCAAACCCCACATATTTCTGATTTCACACACCCCTACTAAAATAAGGTCTTGGAGAAATGTATATTCAGAGTATAGTTTTCTCTAGGAAGAAAGTGCTAGAAGTTTATTTGTGTATAATTTACAATTTTTGATCGTACATGGTTACATGACATACTGTTTTGGAACCATGATGTgcatttttcatatttgttttatctttttatttattcttttttttcgaagaCTTGATGTCCTATATGATATTGTCATGCATCCTGTGAGATTCTTGTACAAAAATATAGCTTGAAATTACCATATGCCATTAATCTGTGGTAACTTAGTCAGATGCCTAAGCAGCACTGATAATAAAAGATGCATTTTCCTCTTCAGCATTCTCTGGGCAAGCTCAGTTTGGCAGCCTTTCATTCAAATTTGTTTTTCATTGGTCCACATGCTCACAttggtctctcttcctcctcctctctctggtctctctcccactccctctgcctggtctctctcccactccctctgcctggtctctctcccactccctctgtatggtctctctcccactccctctgcctggtctgtctcccactccctctgtatggtctctctccctctccctctctcccttttttggtttctctctctctctctctctctctctctctctctctctctctctctctctctctctctctctctctctctctctctctctctctctctctctctctctctctctctctctctctctctctctctctctctcttccttcaagtTTCATGTAGCTTAAGGTCTTGTTAAATCTAAATGCTATGTCTCATCAGCACTCTGATAGAAACAGTGGTATGAGGATTTGCAATTTTGGCCTCTTTGTTTCAAAgaccatatatctattttttttccctacTATTTCCATCCGCCCAGGGTCTGTTCTCCATCCTGGATCTTTCTCCCTGAACTTCCTTTGATATTGTGTCAAATCTCTATCCAAGATTCCTTAGGACTAAAGGACCTTTCAAGCTTGTGACCCTCCTCACTGAAGACCATCTCATCTGTCAAATTTCATTTAACAAAATGTGTTTCTTATGTCTTAGCTTTGTCTTCATACTCTCACATACCCATTTCTTTTGTACTCTTGTCTGTAAAGGTTTATCCGTTCCAACATGACAAGTATTTGTAAAAGTTCCCTCTCTCCACAGGAAAGCCCGGCGCAAGGACCGTGACAATCCTGCTGCACTTGAACAGGAGCACAAGTTATATTTGGAGGAAGCTGTTCTTGAGAGGAAGATACCTGAGACTGATCTCAGGCAACTTGTAGAGTTACCTCCGGGACTTGGATATGAGGAGTGGTTGGCATCTCATAGTAAGTATCTGGCTGTATGGTTCTTAAATAGGTTTTGATGTTAATAATGCCCCGGCATCATTGCAGGCTAATGGTTTAGAATCTGTTTATAGACTTTCGAAAGGTTAGCGTAATAGTTGTATGTACTTGTTgaaattttacatatttttacagtatgtatgttttatgatgGAAAAAAAAGTCAGGAAGAAATAGAGTTTAACATAGCATTATATGTTATTTTAGTTCAATTCTGTATATGTGACTTAGATATGTTTCATCATGTTCTTTAAGTGAGTACTGTATCTGTATTATTTGAAGTACTGCATAGTTGTCTTATGTGTCTGAAATGTTAGTGTCATTTCTTAAATAAGTACTAGATTTGCATCTATGTTCCTGCAATTTTCATTGAAAAGATTCTTTTTTACTCAGGAAAATTTTGTTAGAATAGTGCATGCATTGTACTTGAGAATGCATGTATTCTGGTTATTTATATTCAAACAGACATGCATACCAATTCATGTTCATGTTATTTTGGATATTGGTGCAAACATACTGGAGGATATACATGCAAATGACCAACAATTATATTGACAATCAGGCTTTTATAATTGcagcattcacacatatatgttccCCAAAGATCATTTTAATATCTTAACATACAGAATGAAATGTACTATAAGATACTAAATTTCAGTAAGGAGAAAGCAAAATATAAAATTGCTGATCTGTATCACATAATGTGCCTTCaacaatattttgtatatacatcaGATATTTGACTGCTTTTAGTTGCATGCCTTTGAGAATACATGATCATGAGTAATTATAGTTAGTACATCTATCACCAAGGTAGGTCATATTTTTAGCCCATTCCTGCCCAAAGGATTGCATTGTGCAtgtacacaaactcatacacacacacgcaattacacatgggcaaacacataagcacatgcatacacatgcacgcgtacgcactcacgcgcgcgcgcacacacacacacacacacacacacacacacacacacacacacacacacacacacacacacacacacacacacacacacacacacacacacacacacatacgtacattcactcactcaaacacacatagacacagacacatacatagactcAGACACACTCATAGACTCAGACACACAAGATACACAGATACGCATATAGACTCAGAAACACTTAGACAAAGACTCacataggcacagacacacatagacatagacacacatagacatagacacacacagacatagacacacacagacatagacacacacaaacatagacacacatagacatagacacacatagacatagacacatacagacatagatacacagaaacacagaaacacatagacatagacacatacacatagacacacatagacatagacacatacagacatagccacacacaaacacagtaacacatagacacaggcatacagaaacgcagacacaaacttaaacaaagacacacatagacacagaaacgcataaatatacacacatatacacagacacacacacacaaacacagacacacacatagacacagacacacacttagacaaagatatacacatggacatagacacacacatagacatagacacacacatagacatagacacagaaacagacacatagaaacagacacagacatagacagatacatagaaacagacatagacatacatccatcgaaacagacacacatagccataaacacatacagacaggcacacacagactcacacatagacactgatgcacacacagactccaacagacacacacacacacacacacacacacacagacacacacacacacacacacacacacacacacacacacacacacacacacacacacacacacacacacacatacgtacattcactcactcaaacacacatagacacagacacatacatagactcAGACACACTCATAGACTCAGACACACAAGATACACAGATACGCATATAGACTCAGAAACACTTAGACAAAGACTCacataggcacagacacacatagacatagacacacatagacatagacacacacagacatagacacacacagacatagacacacacaaacatagacacacacagacatagacacacatagacatagacacatacagacatagacacacacaaacacagaaacacatagacatagacacatagacatagacacacatagacatagacacatacagacatagacacacacaaacacagaaacacatagacacaggcatacataaacacagaca
Protein-coding regions in this window:
- the LOC113815720 gene encoding MOB kinase activator-like 2; the encoded protein is MSTPTGHARHSWASGTTCSSACSWHSSCSSPLGVGTHTRLWDSPGTHSHLWGNRGTHTPMWANPGSQPWPALGMDETPWSLPHHLGGDDAGAGLEESPWSLPHHLSAGGTLRPQDTTTAVVVRAARARRPSVLAALLSLDSPGPGLSLTPILGAYATDPPAAPSLTLTAPSSFFSGYYEDDLPPAPGPSKASGNGCEGEVCGDLEGGGMSAMVLAVPTKLEALVKFLAQSLHLVLTTVCSRKARRKDRDNPAALEQEHKLYLEEAVLERKIPETDLRQLVELPPGLGYEEWLASHTIDFFQHINLLYGTVCEYCTLSGCPDMTGPTTRQYLWFDEKGKKTRVAAPQYVDYVMTFTQKTINDESIFPTKFENDFPVSFESIVKKIQRLLFHVVAHIYHSHFREMVLLNLHAHLNCIFAHFILFNERFGLIDEKETEILHDLVVALKLHPESEQSDATTTATTTITTTTSSTTSCSQIVGLDCSGSPAASSGDTSTAINTLSSEREGGTCPSSEDQESSSVTDTAAVTMDSSSGVMASTEDSSAGATAPLLPDTGAVPDTRP